A DNA window from Guyparkeria halophila contains the following coding sequences:
- a CDS encoding LysR family transcriptional regulator, translating into MDFNEAAVFVKVVQAGGFSAAARQMGLPTSTVSQRVARLEKRLGVTLLQRTTRKVTLTDVGELFYRHATVGLDHLNEAEAAVNATTEAPCGLLRVTAPTDFGDALLAAIIRRVRQAHPGIEIELFLTDRLVDLVGEGLDVAIRAGELEDSSLVAKGVGMACWALFASPDYLQSAPRLTHPDDLAGHECVQFASLGREEWQLSDSATRLSVPMDGRVIVNDFSVVREMMLAGDGIGLLPTYDCRAEVESGRLVRVLPDWHARADPIHLVYPWQRFVPPKLRAFVDIVAEELQAWLKR; encoded by the coding sequence ATGGATTTCAACGAGGCGGCGGTCTTCGTCAAGGTGGTGCAGGCCGGTGGCTTCAGTGCCGCGGCGAGACAGATGGGGTTGCCGACCTCGACCGTCAGCCAGCGGGTCGCGCGCCTGGAGAAGCGGCTCGGCGTCACGCTGTTGCAGCGCACTACGCGCAAGGTCACGCTCACGGATGTCGGCGAGCTCTTCTATCGCCACGCGACGGTCGGTCTCGACCACCTGAACGAGGCCGAGGCCGCCGTCAATGCGACAACCGAGGCGCCTTGTGGGCTCTTGCGGGTCACGGCACCGACCGACTTCGGCGATGCCTTGCTGGCCGCGATCATCCGCCGGGTGCGTCAGGCGCACCCGGGCATCGAGATCGAACTGTTTCTGACCGACCGCTTGGTGGACCTGGTGGGGGAAGGTCTGGACGTGGCCATCCGCGCGGGGGAGCTCGAGGACTCATCCCTGGTGGCCAAGGGCGTCGGCATGGCCTGCTGGGCCCTGTTTGCCAGCCCCGACTATCTGCAATCCGCGCCTCGGCTGACACACCCCGACGACCTGGCCGGGCACGAGTGCGTCCAGTTCGCCTCCCTGGGGCGGGAGGAATGGCAGCTTTCCGATTCGGCCACCCGGCTCTCCGTGCCGATGGACGGACGGGTGATCGTCAATGATTTCAGTGTGGTGCGGGAGATGATGCTGGCCGGCGACGGCATCGGGCTGCTACCCACATACGACTGCCGAGCGGAGGTGGAGTCAGGTCGCCTGGTCCGGGTACTGCCCGACTGGCACGCCAGGGCCGACCCGATCCACCTCGTCTATCCATGGCAGCGATTCGTGCCGCCCAAACTGCGAGCCTTCGTCGACATCGTCGCCGAGGAACTGCAAGCCTGGCTGAAACGCTGA
- a CDS encoding pirin family protein has protein sequence MKTVSLIKRSNGSHLVGDGFPVRNIFSYHDLARELSPFVLMDYAGPADFEPTDARRGVGAHPHRGFETVTIVYAGGVSHRDSGGGGGTIGPGDVQWMTAGSGVEHEEFHSPEYARRGGPFEMVQLWVNLPARDKTTPPAYQGITDADIPEVMLPGGAGAVRLIAGEYANVPGAADTFTPMNVWDMRLDAGHEVSFRLPEGHTTALFVLEGEIRIDDQRVGDAELAIMERDGSELAFEVNTEARVLLLGGEPIDEPIAAQGPFVMNSQTEITQAINDYQAGRFGRIPATT, from the coding sequence ATGAAAACAGTATCCCTGATCAAGCGCAGCAACGGCAGCCACTTGGTCGGCGACGGCTTCCCGGTGCGCAATATCTTCTCCTATCACGATCTCGCACGCGAGCTCTCGCCCTTCGTGCTGATGGACTACGCCGGCCCGGCGGACTTCGAGCCGACCGACGCCCGCCGCGGCGTCGGCGCCCATCCGCACCGCGGCTTCGAGACGGTGACCATCGTCTATGCCGGCGGCGTATCGCACCGCGATTCCGGCGGAGGCGGCGGCACCATCGGCCCCGGCGACGTGCAATGGATGACGGCCGGCTCCGGTGTGGAGCACGAGGAATTTCACAGCCCCGAGTACGCCCGTCGTGGCGGGCCGTTCGAGATGGTGCAGCTGTGGGTCAACCTGCCCGCCCGAGACAAGACGACCCCGCCCGCCTACCAGGGAATCACCGATGCCGACATTCCCGAAGTCATGCTGCCCGGCGGCGCCGGCGCGGTACGTCTGATCGCGGGCGAGTACGCAAACGTCCCGGGTGCAGCGGACACCTTCACCCCGATGAACGTGTGGGACATGCGTCTCGATGCCGGGCACGAGGTGAGTTTCCGGCTGCCTGAAGGCCACACCACCGCCCTTTTCGTCCTCGAGGGCGAGATCCGCATCGACGACCAACGCGTCGGGGACGCGGAACTCGCCATCATGGAGCGCGACGGCAGCGAGCTTGCCTTCGAGGTGAATACCGAGGCCCGGGTGCTGCTGCTTGGCGGCGAACCCATCGACGAGCCCATCGCGGCGCAAGGCCCCTTCGTCATGAACAGCCAGACCGAGATCACCCAAGCAATCAACGACTACCAGGCCGGTCGCTTCGGCCGGATCCCCGCAACCACTTGA
- the ycaC gene encoding isochorismate family cysteine hydrolase YcaC: MSTSYTRLDKNDAAVLLVDHQTGLASLVRDIEPDKFKNNVMALADLAKYFELPTILTTSFETGPNGPLMSELKETFPEAPYIARPGQINAWDNDDFVEAVRATGKKQLIIAGIVTEVCVAFPTLSALAEDFEVFLVTDASGTFNALTRDSALDRMSAAGAQLMTWFGVACELHRDWRNDIEGLGTLFANHIPDYKHLIESHNTLQSTP, encoded by the coding sequence ATGAGCACTTCCTACACCCGGCTTGACAAGAACGACGCCGCCGTCCTGCTGGTCGACCACCAGACCGGACTGGCCTCCCTGGTGCGGGACATCGAGCCCGACAAGTTCAAGAACAACGTCATGGCCCTGGCCGATCTGGCGAAGTACTTCGAGCTGCCGACCATCCTGACCACCAGCTTCGAGACCGGACCCAACGGCCCGCTGATGTCGGAGCTCAAGGAGACGTTCCCGGAGGCGCCCTACATCGCCCGTCCGGGGCAGATCAACGCCTGGGACAACGACGACTTCGTCGAGGCCGTCCGGGCCACCGGCAAGAAACAGCTGATCATCGCGGGCATCGTCACCGAGGTGTGCGTCGCCTTCCCGACGCTCTCCGCGCTGGCCGAGGATTTCGAGGTGTTCCTGGTCACCGACGCCTCGGGCACCTTCAACGCGCTCACCCGCGATTCGGCACTCGACCGCATGTCCGCCGCCGGCGCCCAGCTGATGACCTGGTTCGGCGTGGCCTGCGAACTGCACCGCGACTGGCGCAACGACATCGAAGGACTGGGCACGCTGTTCGCCAACCACATCCCCGACTACAAGCACCTCATCGAGAGCCACAACACCCTGCAATCGACCCCGTAA
- a CDS encoding CsbD family protein — MDSDRIKGSWKQIKGRIQQEWGELSDDDLSEAEGHRDYLIGKVQERYGIAKEEARKQVEAFEKKL; from the coding sequence ATGGATTCAGATCGCATCAAAGGCAGCTGGAAACAGATCAAGGGCCGTATTCAGCAGGAATGGGGAGAGCTGAGCGATGACGACCTTAGCGAGGCCGAAGGTCATCGCGATTACCTGATCGGCAAGGTGCAGGAGCGATACGGCATCGCCAAGGAAGAGGCTCGCAAGCAGGTCGAGGCGTTCGAGAAAAAGCTCTGA
- a CDS encoding DedA family protein, with translation MLGVLCWAEAAFFLGFFTPGEVAVVIGGILASRGQIEMGPLLGVVVSATLMGNATGFYIGRRWGTRMLQWAPLERFFGPSIRRVQGFMQRKGEWAIVLGRVSTPTRIIVPFLAGASEVPYRRFLLFDVPASIIWAVTFSTLGVVLGASWDVLQEATGTAALLVLILFIMALVIRWAAARIAANRQRVEEVVRVALRVTGTDGVVRTLAPGVRWLARRLNPGVAHGLSLTFGFLALFGAVGGIVLVLSQTRAVAGLALIDFPVLEWIGAVRTDQAVAFARGGLQAFYWPGILVVLIPLMAFVLWRAGWGAALRIGVGLVFAAGGAYLLDRFALTGVVPNAEFPSVPVTAVAALLVQTTAFTFRMSNWRSAVVCAGVGTFVLFAVGLGTLVAGSAAPSGVVLGLALGIAWASVVELLRHVLGSERGRPAPQSDSRPPLEP, from the coding sequence GTGCTGGGGGTGCTCTGCTGGGCGGAGGCCGCATTCTTTCTCGGCTTTTTCACGCCCGGCGAGGTGGCTGTGGTGATCGGGGGCATCCTGGCCTCCCGTGGTCAGATCGAGATGGGACCGCTGCTGGGTGTCGTGGTGTCGGCCACGCTCATGGGGAATGCGACCGGTTTTTATATCGGGCGTCGTTGGGGCACCCGCATGCTGCAGTGGGCGCCGCTGGAGCGTTTCTTCGGCCCGTCCATCCGGCGGGTGCAGGGCTTCATGCAGCGCAAGGGCGAATGGGCCATCGTCCTGGGCCGGGTGTCCACCCCCACCCGGATCATCGTGCCGTTTCTCGCGGGCGCCTCTGAGGTGCCGTATCGCCGTTTCCTGCTGTTCGACGTGCCGGCAAGCATCATCTGGGCCGTCACGTTCAGCACGCTCGGGGTCGTGCTCGGGGCCTCCTGGGATGTTCTGCAGGAGGCAACGGGCACCGCCGCTTTGCTGGTGCTGATCCTGTTCATCATGGCGCTGGTCATTCGCTGGGCGGCTGCCCGCATTGCGGCAAACCGGCAACGGGTGGAGGAGGTGGTCCGCGTCGCCCTGCGGGTGACCGGCACCGACGGTGTCGTCCGCACGCTCGCCCCGGGGGTTCGCTGGCTGGCTCGGCGGCTCAATCCGGGTGTGGCGCATGGGTTGAGTCTAACGTTTGGCTTTCTGGCCCTGTTCGGTGCCGTTGGCGGTATCGTCCTGGTGCTCAGCCAGACGCGGGCGGTTGCCGGTCTGGCCCTGATCGACTTCCCCGTTCTCGAGTGGATTGGTGCCGTGAGAACCGACCAGGCGGTCGCGTTCGCGCGCGGCGGTCTCCAGGCGTTTTACTGGCCCGGAATCCTTGTGGTGCTGATCCCGTTAATGGCGTTCGTGCTCTGGCGTGCCGGGTGGGGCGCCGCGCTTCGAATCGGCGTCGGGCTGGTCTTCGCCGCCGGCGGCGCCTATCTGCTTGACCGCTTTGCGCTGACAGGCGTCGTGCCCAATGCCGAGTTTCCTTCGGTGCCGGTCACGGCCGTGGCCGCCCTGTTGGTGCAAACGACGGCGTTCACGTTCCGAATGTCGAACTGGCGGTCCGCGGTGGTCTGTGCCGGGGTCGGCACGTTCGTGCTCTTTGCCGTGGGGCTGGGAACCCTCGTGGCCGGCTCGGCGGCCCCCTCGGGGGTCGTCTTGGGGCTGGCGCTGGGGATAGCCTGGGCCTCGGTGGTGGAACTGCTCCGGCATGTGCTCGGTTCGGAACGCGGCCGTCCCGCGCCGCAATCCGACTCCCGGCCTCCGTTAGAGCCCTAG
- a CDS encoding GDSL-type esterase/lipase family protein produces the protein MGKGLACNHSVRFTESTPRCTLRAGAASVLQQSDVVHQMKDIRICFVGDSFVNGMGDESALGWAGRLCRDAHGQGIPVTGYNLGVRRETSRDICRRLEAECTPRLPADCDGRIVLSCGVNDTMWEKDSTRVPFEESVANLDTMLGFASSVLCLVVGPPPVDDDEHNHRIESLSAAFAGLARERGVPFIDLFGPLADEAAYRRAVQQGDGAHPESTGYARMTEVIASSPDWWFRG, from the coding sequence ATGGGCAAGGGGCTGGCCTGCAATCATTCCGTCCGCTTCACCGAGTCGACCCCACGGTGCACACTGCGGGCGGGTGCCGCGTCAGTTCTTCAACAGTCGGACGTAGTGCATCAGATGAAAGATATCCGCATCTGCTTCGTTGGTGATTCATTCGTCAACGGCATGGGCGACGAGTCTGCGCTGGGCTGGGCGGGCCGACTGTGCCGTGACGCGCACGGGCAGGGCATCCCGGTGACCGGCTATAACCTGGGCGTGCGCCGGGAGACCAGCCGCGATATTTGCCGGCGATTGGAGGCCGAATGCACCCCAAGGCTGCCCGCCGACTGTGACGGACGGATCGTGCTCTCCTGCGGCGTGAATGACACCATGTGGGAGAAGGATTCGACGCGCGTACCCTTTGAGGAATCTGTCGCCAACCTCGACACGATGCTCGGCTTCGCGAGTTCGGTCCTGTGTCTGGTCGTGGGTCCGCCACCAGTCGATGACGACGAGCACAACCACCGTATCGAATCGTTGTCCGCGGCGTTTGCCGGCCTGGCCCGTGAGCGCGGCGTTCCCTTCATCGATCTTTTCGGCCCCCTGGCTGATGAAGCGGCCTACCGCCGAGCAGTGCAGCAGGGTGACGGCGCCCACCCGGAGAGCACGGGTTATGCGCGAATGACGGAGGTGATCGCCTCGTCGCCGGATTGGTGGTTCCGGGGCTAA